In Gouania willdenowi chromosome 15, fGouWil2.1, whole genome shotgun sequence, one DNA window encodes the following:
- the mrps6 gene encoding small ribosomal subunit protein bS6m — protein MPRYELALILKAMQRPETAAAVRRSVEALMERGAVVRHLESLGERLLPYKITKHNQRHTRGTYFMVDFYASPNIITTLLDQLHRDVDVVRPTVLKKEDETSNSSCCGPSPTH, from the coding sequence ATGCCTCGCTACGAGCTGGCCCTGATCCTGAAGGCCATGCAGAGGCCGGAGACAGCAGCGGCAGTGAGGCGGTCTGTGGAGGCTCTGATGGAGCGGGGCGCCGTGGTCAGACACCTGGAGAGCCTGGGGGAGAGACTGCTACCGTATAAGATCACCAAGCACAACCAGAGGCACACCCGTGGAACGTACTTCATGGTGGATTTCTACGCGTCTCCCAATATCATCACGACTCTGCTGGACCAGCTGCACCGGGATGTGGACGTAGTCAGGCCCACAGTGTTGAAGAAGGAGGACGAGACCAGCAACAGCAGCTGCTGTGGACCGTCACCCACCCACTAA